A window from Verrucomicrobiota bacterium encodes these proteins:
- the rsmI gene encoding 16S rRNA (cytidine(1402)-2'-O)-methyltransferase yields MSSVAERGVLYVVATPIGNLDDLSQRARDILSSVGSIACEDTRVTGNLLAKLGIPKPRLVSYRDENEKTVSEKLLSSIEEGTSLALVSDAGTPTISDPGFRLVRACRVVGIPVRSIPGPSAAVAALAVSGLPSDRFFFVGFLPPKSAARRQFFTSYADFSHTLIFYESVHRIEKFLSELIEVLGEDRTISVARELTKKYESSFSGKATVVKDQVLSQSRKGEYVVIVATKGFDL; encoded by the coding sequence ATGAGTAGTGTGGCTGAGCGAGGTGTCCTTTATGTTGTAGCCACGCCGATCGGTAACCTGGATGATTTGAGTCAACGGGCGAGGGATATTCTTTCTTCCGTCGGTTCAATTGCTTGCGAAGATACCCGAGTGACTGGAAACCTCCTCGCGAAACTTGGGATACCGAAACCTCGACTCGTCTCTTATCGCGACGAAAACGAAAAAACCGTTTCAGAAAAATTACTATCGTCCATAGAGGAAGGTACTTCGCTCGCCCTCGTCTCGGACGCAGGAACGCCGACAATCAGTGATCCAGGGTTTCGTCTAGTCCGTGCCTGCCGGGTCGTGGGAATTCCAGTACGGTCCATTCCAGGACCTTCCGCTGCGGTGGCTGCGCTAGCGGTCAGCGGACTACCCTCCGACCGATTCTTCTTCGTTGGATTTTTGCCTCCGAAGTCTGCCGCTCGGAGACAATTTTTTACATCCTACGCCGATTTTTCGCACACACTGATTTTCTACGAATCAGTTCACCGCATTGAGAAGTTTCTCAGTGAACTTATTGAAGTTCTCGGCGAAGACCGCACGATTTCAGTAGCTCGGGAGCTTACAAAAAAATATGAAAGCAGCTTCTCAGGAAAGGCCACCGTTGTGAAAGATCAGGTTTTGTCCCAATCCCGAAAAGGAGAATACGTGGTCATCGTAGCCACAAAGGGATTCGATTTATGA